In the genome of Fusarium fujikuroi IMI 58289 draft genome, chromosome FFUJ_chr02, one region contains:
- a CDS encoding related to 3`-5` exoribonuclease required for 3` end formation of 5.8S rRNA has product MPLDTSTYSLALLRVDGRRWNELRRLHAQIRTQDAADGSSYLEMGHTKVMCIVTGPSEQQVQRRGGQQAPRDTAAINVNVVVAGFSSVDRKKRGRNDKRIQEIETTIANAFSSNLHTHLFPHSSITISLHVLSQDGSLLAALLNATTLALIDAGIPMTDYIAACTAGSTSTYAAGDDTADPLLDLNNQEEQELPFLTVATQGDNDQVAVLVCESRVQVSRLEGMLVVGVDGCKQVKQFLDQVVKDKGAEMVREGAVEKNDAMGMDLDD; this is encoded by the exons ATGCCTCTCGATACGTCAACATACTCATTAGCGCTCCTGCGCGTCgacggaagaagatggaacgAGCTCCGTCGTCTGCATGCTCAAATTCGAACTCAGGATGCCGCTGACGGTTCATCATATCTTGAAATGGGCCATACAAAAGTCATGTGCATCGTGACAGGTCCTTCAGAGCAGCAGGTTCAGAGACGTGGTGGACAGCAAGCTCCCCGTGACACAGCAGCTATCAACGTCAATGTTGTAGTAGCGGGATTTTCGAGCGTGGAtcgaaagaagagagggcGCAATGACAA GCGCATACAAGAGATTGAAACAACGATTGCGAATGCGTTTTCTTCGAACTTACATACACACCTGTTTCCTCACTCTTCCATCACAATCTCGCTTCACGTTCTATCGCAAGACGGATCCCTCCTCGCCGCTCTTCTTAACGCAACGACCCTCGCCCTCATCGACGCTGGTATCCCAATGACAGATTACATTGCCGCCTGCACAGCtggctcaacatcaacatacGCCGCGGGCGACGACACAGCCGATCCTCTGCTCGATCTCAACAAccaggaagagcaagaacTACCGTTCTTGACGGTCGCGACACAGGGTGATAATGATCAGGTAGCTGTACTGGTATGCGAGAGTCGTGTGCAAGTTAGCAGGTTGGAGGGAATGCTGGTCGTTGGCGTGGATGGGTGTAAGCAGGTGAAGCAGTTCTTGGATCAGGTTGTTAAGGATAAGGGTGCTGAGATGGTGAGGGAGGGTGCGGTGGAGAAGAACGATGCTATGGGGATGGATTTGGATGATTAG
- a CDS encoding alcohol dehydrogenase 1 family protein translates to MSSLPQTYKACVLDKANASWTLSDVPLKHPSKGQILAKVLACGVCFSDIATGAGHMGDVFPRVPGHEIIGDVVEVGEGVENFKNGDRVGGPWHGGHDRTCRQCQRAQFQMCDNKAINGVSQDGGFAEYVLLRAEAVVRVPKELDPAEAAPLLCAGVTVFNGIRKLHVEQGNLVAIQGLGGLGHLAVQYANKMGYEVAVLSSGDDKADFAKQLGAHHYINTKKSDPAEELTKLGGAAIIVQTAPNPKAVAPLVNGLAAEGKLLSLAPVGPAEIDTVPLVLKGASVVGWPSGHALDSEEALRFSMIHGVKCMIEKYPLDMVKDAVESLQAGKPRFRNVLVMQ, encoded by the coding sequence atgtcttctcttcctcagacTTACAAGGCTTGCGTCCTTGACAAAGCCAACGCATCATGGACTCTCAGCGACGTCCCCCTCAAACACCCCTCCAAAGGCCAAATCCTCGCCAAGGTTCTTGCCTGCGGCGTCTGCTTCTCAGACATCGCCACTGGCGCTGGCCACATGGGCGATGTCTTCCCCCGTGTGCCCGGCCATGAGATCATCGGCGACGTAGTCGAAGTCGGCGAAGGCGTTGAGAACTTCAAGAACGGCGACCGTGTCGGTGGACCTTGGCACGGTGGTCATGACCGAACGTGTCGACAGTGCCAGCGCGCTCAATTCCAGATGTGCGATAACAAGGCGATTAACGGCGTGAGCCAGGATGGTGGGTTTGCCGAGTATGTGCTCTTGAGAGCGGAGGCTGTTGTTCGTGTCCCGAAGGAGTTGGAtcctgctgaggctgctcctcttctttgcGCTGGTGTCACTGTCTTCAATGGAATCCGAAAGCTGCATGTTGAGCAGGGAAATCTCGTTGCGATCCAGGGTCTCGGTGGTCTCGGCCACCTAGCTGTTCAATACGCCAACAAGATGGGCTATGAAGTCGCTGTCCTCTCATCAGGCGACGATAAGGCGGACTTTGCTAAGCAACTCGGTGCTCATCActacatcaacaccaaaaagtCCGACCCAGCTGAAGAACTCACCAAGCTTGGTGGTGCTGCCATCATTGTCCAAACAGCACCCAATCCCAAGGCTGTTGCACCACTCGTCAATGGTCTCGCTGCCGAGGGCAAGTTACTTAGTCTTGCACCTGTTGGGCCAGCAGAGATTGATACCGTGCCGCTGGTCTTGAAAGGTGCCAGTGTTGTTGGCTGGCCTAGTGGTCATGCCCTCGATAGCGAGGAGGCTCTTCGCTTCTCCATGATTCATGGAGTGAAGTGTATGATTGAGAAGTACCCTTTGGATATGGTAAAGGATGCAGTTGAGAGTCTTCAGGCTGGAAAGCCTCGATTCAGAAATGTCTTGGTTATGCAGTAG
- a CDS encoding probable protein disulfide isomerase-related protein A, translating to MPNPTSLLVALTAAFAALPEAQAAIYTKNSPVLQVNARNYDKLIAKSNYTSIVEFYAPWCGHCQNLKPAYEKAAKNLDGLAQVAAIDCDEEPNKQFCGGMGVQGFPTLKIVRPGKKTGNPVVEDYQGQRTAGAIQEAVMSKINNHVTRVSDKDLDSFLKGDKPKAILFTSKGTTSALIRSIAIDFLDVISVGQIRDKETAAVKKFGIEKFPALVLIPGEGKDPIVYDGEMVKKDMVKFLSQAGEPNPVHATGKTKSSKPKKAESKSAKSAEKSKATEAAKEEPVESKESSTEAAEAVPTIIPISTISSLEKLAEECLAPKSHTCVLVFTPGEAGEKAVDSLSHLNTKYVHGGRKTFPIIAVPSDSEAASTLPKALGFKKEVNLIAINTRRNWWRQYEGDFSLASVENWIDAIRMGEGAKKKIPEGVVVEKTEAAEEKSTQATDPEPEVETDGPKEAKTEVETEAEIESETPAEAEAEAKTPEPEAEPVAESEAEPKTKEEIKHEEL from the exons ATGCCTAACCCCACCTCGCTCTTGGTGGCCTTGACAGCTGCCTTTGCGGCTCTGCCAGAGGCTCAAGCCGCCATCTACACCAAGAACTCACCTGTTCTTCAGGTCAACGCTCGCAATTACGATAAGCTCATTGCAAAGTCCAACTACACCTCT ATCGTCGAGTTCTACGCCCCATGGTGCGGCCACTGTCAGAACCTCAAGCCCGCCTATGAAAAGGCCGCCAAGAACCTCGATGGTCTCGCTCAAGTCGCAGCTATTGACTGCGATGAAGAGCCCAACAAGCAGTTCTGTGGTGGTATGGGTGTCCAGGGCTTCCCAACTCTCAAGATCGTTCGCCCTGGAAAGAAGACTGGTAACCCTGTTGTTGAAGACTACCAGGGTCAACGAACTGCAGGTGCTATTCAAGAGGCTGTCATgagcaagatcaacaacCATGTTACGCGTGTGAGCGACAAGGATCTTGACTCTTTCCTTAAGGGTGATAAGCCCAAGGCCATTCTTTTCACTTCAAAGGGAACGACTAGTGCTTTGATCCGAAGCATTGCCATTGACTTCCTTGATGTTATTTCAGTGGGCCAGATCCGTGATAAGGAGACTGCTGCGGTGAAGAAGTTTGGCATTGAGAAGTTCCCCGCACTTGTGCTCATCCCCGGTGAAGGCAAGGATCCTATCGTCTACGATGGtgagatggtcaagaaggatatGGTCAAGTTTCTCTCTCAGGCTGGAGAGCCTAACCCCGTTCACGCTACTGGCAAAACCAAGAGctcaaagcccaagaaggccgagtCCAAGAGCGCTAAGAGCGCCGAGAAAAGCAAGGCTACCGAGGCTGCAAAGGAGGAGCCCGTTGAGTCAAAGGAGTCTTCcactgaggctgctgaggcagTTCCCACCATCATTCCTATTTCTACTATCTCTAGTCTGGAGAAGCTCGCCGAGGAGTGTCTCGCTCCCAAGTCTCACACCTGTGTTCTTGTCTTCACTCCCGGTGAAGCTGGAGAAAAGGCAGTCGACTCACTCTCccacctcaacaccaagtaTGTCCACGGTGGCCGAAAGACCTTCCCCATCATCGCTGTTCCCAGCGATAGTGAAGCTGCTTCTACTCTTCCCAAGGCTCTTGgtttcaagaaggaggtcaACCTGATCGCTATCAACACCCGCCGCAACTGGTGGCGTCAGTACGAAGGCGACTTTAGTCTCGCCAGTGTCGAGAACTGGATCGATGCTATTCGAATGGGCGAGGGTGCTAAGAAGAAGATCCCCGAGGGTGTTGTCGTCGAAAAGaccgaggctgctgaggagaagtCTACTCAAGCTACTGACCCCGAGCCCGAGGTTGAGACTGACGGTCCTaaggaagccaagactgAGGTTGAGActgaggctgagattgagTCTGAGACTCCAGCCGAAGCTGAggccgaggccaagaccCCTGAGCCGGAAGCTGAACCTGTTGCTGAGTCTGAAGCTgagcccaagaccaaggaggagatcaagCACGAGGAGCTGTAA
- a CDS encoding related to PRD1-proteinase yscD, with product MSRKPPQPPPSFTTTPSAILSKTSSLISSTTALEDELSSTLTPSTATFSSLLTPILNDDHAVSKQTLIIRLFSSVSEDKDLRDASRTAEEMLLKANSEALMRRDIASLVKAVYEKHQRGEEKLGEEDAYTLFKTHRAYQNTGAGIEDEDVREQYKTAVQERNEVLVAARKTISESDDGIFFTREQLTGVPASILDAMKTNDDGLLKATFKKGHMISIMKHATSAQTRKAYNIAKESRFPENVTRLERAVELRNSTAQMLGFSTHAELKMQDKMAKSVESVMEMLNKLRTELKPLADDEMKTLFEIKKVYIRDNGTDEDGEDVKRLNAWDWAFYARILEKERYSVDSLLISEYFEVNHSLKGMLKIFEEIFGMVFIPTNAPVWQKDVSVYEAWNAEDQGGEFLGYLYLDLYAREGKYAGAHSSLIQPGFVTSDNNRHYPSSSLITSLLHTPSQPTLLLHSELKTMFHELGHAIHKLVTHTNHQHGCARDFVEIPSILLENWIWVPSVLQRLGKHYSYLSSEYLTFWNAKNEGERPGEVLPEKLALDIARTKHVNGAHAMLYQVFLALFDLTIHNAEEGRAVDTTRLWNESKTEIMGLGRADSIGQASFAHPFRAYDAAYFTYALSKVYATDLWVSHFKADPMDKTTGLRYRKLVLQPGGSKPELKSLSNFLGREPSDKAYYGEVTSTPGTKSSVL from the exons ATGTCTCGTAAACCACCACAACCACCTCCCTCATTCACAACAACACCCTCCGCCATCCTCTCCAAGACATCATCCCTCATTTCATCAACCACCGCTCTCGAAGACGAACTCTCATCAACCCTCACGCCCTCAACCGCCACATTCTCAAGTCTTCTTACGCCCATTCTAAATGATGATCACGCGGTATCTAAACAAACCCTCATCATCCGTCTCTTCAGCTCTGTGTCAGAGGATAAAGACCTCCGCGATGCATCGCGCACAGCGGAGGAGATGCTTCTTAAGGCCAATTCTGAGGCTCTCATGAGGAGGGATATAGCTTCTCTTGTTAAAGCTGTTTATGAGAAGCATCAGCGTGGGGAGGAGAAGCTGGGAGAGGAGGATGCGTATACTTTGTTCAAGACCCATAGAGCATATCAGAACACTGGAGCAGGCAttgaggacgaagatgtGAGGGAACAGTATAAAACTGCTGTGCAAGAACGAAATGAAGTTCTAGTTGCAGCGCGAAAGACGATTAGTGAATCCGACGACGGTATCTTCTTCACGCGGGAGCAGCTCACCGGTGTACCGGCATCAATTCTCGACGCAATGAAGACAAACGACGACGGGCTCCTCAAAGCAACCTTCAAAAAAGGCCACATGATCTCAATCATGAAACATGCCACCAGCGCCCAAACACGAAAAGCATACAACATCGCTAAAGAAAGCCGCTTTCCCGAGAACGTAACACGTCTTGAGCGCGCCGTCGAGCTACGCAACAGCACAGCGCAAATGCTAGGCTTCAGCACCCACGCCGAGCTCAAGATGCAAGATAAAATGGCAAAAAGTGTCGAGAGCGTCATGGAAATGCTGAACAAACTGAGAACAGAGTTGAAGCCCCTtgcagatgacgagatgaagACCTTGTTTGAGATAAAGAAGGTTTACATTCGAGATAACGGCacagatgaggatggagaggACGTTAAAAGGTTGAATGCATGGGACTGGGCGTTCTATGCGAGGATattggagaaggagagataTTCTGTTGATTCACTGCTTATCTCGGAGTATTTCGAGGTTAACCATAGTTTGAAGGGTATGCTGAAGATCTTTGAGGAGATCTTTGGGATGGTGTTTATACCGACCAATGCACCTGTTTGGCAGAAGGATGTAAGTGTCTACGAGGCGTGGAATGCTGAGGATCAAGGTGGCGAGTTCCTTGGGTATCTTTACCTTGATCTCTATGCACGAGAGGGGAAGTATGCTGGAGCGCATAGTTCTCTCATCCAACCT GGCTTTGTAACATCAGACAACAATCGCCattatccttcttcatcactaATAACATCCCTCCTCCACACACCCTCCCAGCCAACTCTCCTCCTACACTCTGAGCTAAAAACAATGTTTCACGAACTCGGCCACGCAATCCACAAGCTCGTAACACACACTAACCACCAACACGGCTGCGCACGCGACTTTGTCGAAATCCCCAGCATTCTCCTCGAGAACTGGATCTGGGTCCCCTCCGTGCTCCAACGCCTAGGAAAACACTACTCCTACCTATCCTCCGAGTACTTGACCTTCTGGAATGCTAAGAACGAGGGTGAAAGACCGGGTGAGGTGCTACCGGAGAAGTTAGCGCTGGACATCGCGAGGACGAAACATGTCAATGGCGCGCATGCGATGCTGTATCAGGTGTTTTTGGCGCTGTTCGATCTTACGATTCACAATGCGGAAGAGGGGAGGGCGGTTGATACGACGAGGTTGTGGAATGAGAGTAAGACGGAGATCATGGGGCTGGGAAGGGCGGATAGTATTGGACAGGCGTCGTTTGCGCACCCCTTTAGGGCGTATGATGCTGCCTATTTTACTTATGCCTT ATCAAAAGTGTACGCGACTGACCTTTGGGTTAGTCACTTCAAAGCTGATCCAATGGATAAGACTACTGGTCTACGGTATCGCAAGcttgttcttcaaccagGAGGAAGTAAGCCGGAGCTCAAAAGCCTCAGCAACTTTCTCGGTCGTGAACCCAGCGACAAGGCATACTACGGCGAAGTCACCAGCACACCAGGAACGAAATCGTCAGTATTGTAA